The Candidatus Nitrosocosmicus franklandus genome contains a region encoding:
- the purE gene encoding 5-(carboxyamino)imidazole ribonucleotide mutase, translating to MRRKVHKNKSKQPPRVGIIMGSDSDLEIMSEAAKILSDFKIPHEVRIVSAHRTPQELYQYAESAESRGIRVIISGAGGAAHLPGMVASLTPLPVIGVPVCSPTNPVGGIDSLYSIVQMPPGVPVATVSINGARNAGILACSILSATDPVLLDKVSEFKQKMRNEIRLKNEKLDEMGHEEYLEQYRKSHKGK from the coding sequence ATACGCCGTAAGGTTCATAAAAATAAATCAAAACAGCCTCCTAGGGTGGGAATAATTATGGGTAGTGATTCCGATTTGGAGATTATGAGTGAAGCCGCAAAGATATTATCCGACTTTAAAATCCCACATGAGGTAAGGATCGTCTCGGCTCATAGAACACCTCAAGAATTGTACCAATATGCCGAGTCGGCCGAATCACGAGGTATTAGAGTTATCATCAGTGGAGCCGGTGGGGCCGCCCATCTTCCAGGCATGGTCGCTTCTCTTACACCACTTCCTGTTATTGGTGTTCCAGTATGTAGTCCAACAAACCCAGTTGGAGGAATTGACTCTTTATATTCTATCGTTCAGATGCCCCCAGGAGTACCCGTAGCCACAGTTTCAATCAATGGTGCAAGAAATGCAGGAATTCTAGCCTGCTCAATACTATCTGCTACCGACCCAGTTCTACTTGACAAGGTAAGCGAATTCAAACAAAAGATGCGGAATGAAATAAGACTAAAGAATGAAAAATTAGACGAAATGGGACATGAGGAATATCTTGAACAGTACAGGAAATCACACAAAGGAAAATAA
- a CDS encoding 4Fe-4S dicluster domain-containing protein produces the protein MSFLLSDKVWVMLSEVAKRGIYPTHGAKLGIFRLPVELVNQSEITGIVNELKKLGYSLDTFADRIFVTKKWVEKGYDFYSGKEESAELDITVEIVTGEVLDLIYQIKPIEHFGDYYWIKNYRHTADRHAKIIIDNIIRNTKIGQKLIGYYQKIHKLSQEDAIKKIEQITPLADLSKDLKSDQKVLSGPTASAEVATAKPGVEGSSDSIAQSPSTAVSTPPAATAVPLSEDTTLQLTGTGTDHVAAEGPIDTGFKSKRQPAGKFKGIQVWGPYDPPGQLGIWGTDVCVDFDICISDGACIDACPVNVYEWLETPGHPASERKPFMIREKDCIFCLACENVCPPQAIKIFKK, from the coding sequence ATGTCTTTCTTGCTGTCAGATAAAGTCTGGGTCATGCTTTCTGAGGTTGCAAAGCGAGGTATTTATCCAACTCATGGGGCTAAGCTGGGGATATTCAGGTTACCTGTAGAACTTGTAAATCAATCAGAAATTACTGGCATAGTCAATGAGCTTAAAAAACTTGGATATTCATTGGATACATTTGCAGACCGAATATTTGTAACAAAAAAGTGGGTAGAAAAAGGTTATGATTTTTATAGTGGAAAAGAAGAATCGGCTGAACTCGACATAACTGTTGAAATTGTTACAGGCGAAGTTTTGGATCTAATTTATCAAATTAAACCAATAGAGCATTTTGGTGATTATTACTGGATTAAGAATTACAGACATACAGCTGATCGTCATGCAAAGATAATAATTGATAATATAATAAGGAACACCAAAATAGGTCAAAAACTTATTGGTTATTATCAAAAAATTCACAAGCTGAGTCAAGAAGATGCTATTAAGAAAATAGAACAAATTACTCCTTTGGCAGATTTATCTAAAGATCTCAAATCGGATCAAAAAGTGCTGTCTGGTCCTACTGCTTCGGCTGAGGTTGCCACTGCAAAACCCGGTGTAGAAGGTTCCTCAGATAGTATCGCCCAATCGCCATCAACCGCTGTTTCAACTCCCCCAGCTGCAACTGCTGTTCCATTGTCTGAGGATACTACCTTGCAGTTGACAGGAACAGGAACAGATCACGTTGCAGCAGAAGGTCCAATTGATACTGGTTTTAAATCAAAAAGACAGCCTGCAGGCAAGTTTAAGGGAATTCAAGTATGGGGACCATACGATCCACCAGGACAACTTGGAATTTGGGGTACAGATGTTTGTGTAGATTTCGATATCTGTATTTCTGATGGAGCATGTATTGATGCGTGTCCAGTAAACGTTTACGAATGGCTAGAAACACCAGGACATCCAGCTTCGGAAAGAAAACCATTCATGATAAGAGAAAAGGATTGTATTTTTTGCTTGGCCTGCGAAAACGTTTGTCCTCCTCAGGCAATAAAAATATTCAAAAAATAA
- a CDS encoding class I SAM-dependent methyltransferase, with translation MLEKAQFDNAKAEAFSGKLLEIINGGCLSLLISVGHKTGLFDVMSGLQKPATSEEIAKEANLCERYVREWLGGMVVGGIVEYYPDGKRYLLPPEHSAFTTRAAGINNLALFSQYVSLMGLVEDKIVECFRNGGGVPYSDYPGFQALQAEETSRVFDSRLINDIVPLTGQEMISKLQSGASVLEVGCGRGHALNLMAKAFPNSKFFGFDFSEEGIEAGIKESQEMNLTNVIFEVKDVNTISETNEYDLVMAFDTIHDQAHPTTVLSKIRDALKFDGVFLMQDIAASSNVEENIQNPLAPSLYTFSTMHCMTVSLAQNGEGLGTVWGRQMAEQKLKDAGFSGPIDVKQIGGDVLNYYYVVKKTQ, from the coding sequence ATGTTAGAAAAAGCTCAGTTTGATAACGCAAAAGCCGAAGCATTTTCTGGTAAGCTATTAGAGATTATAAACGGTGGTTGTCTTTCCCTATTGATAAGTGTAGGTCATAAGACTGGACTATTTGATGTAATGTCAGGATTGCAGAAACCAGCTACATCGGAGGAAATTGCAAAGGAAGCAAATCTTTGTGAAAGATATGTTAGGGAATGGCTTGGTGGGATGGTGGTAGGTGGTATTGTTGAATATTATCCTGATGGAAAAAGATATCTGTTACCTCCAGAACATTCGGCTTTTACTACAAGGGCTGCCGGGATTAATAACTTGGCTCTCTTTTCGCAATATGTATCTTTGATGGGTCTCGTGGAGGATAAGATTGTAGAATGCTTTAGAAATGGTGGCGGTGTTCCCTATTCAGATTATCCAGGGTTTCAAGCTTTACAAGCTGAAGAGACCTCTAGGGTATTTGATTCGAGATTAATAAATGATATAGTACCCTTAACAGGTCAAGAAATGATTAGTAAGCTTCAAAGCGGTGCTTCCGTTCTAGAAGTAGGTTGTGGGCGTGGCCATGCGTTAAATCTTATGGCGAAAGCGTTCCCAAATAGCAAGTTCTTCGGATTCGACTTTTCAGAGGAAGGAATTGAAGCTGGGATAAAAGAATCTCAAGAAATGAATCTCACAAATGTTATATTTGAAGTAAAAGATGTCAATACTATCTCTGAAACTAACGAATATGATCTTGTGATGGCCTTTGATACTATCCACGATCAAGCTCACCCTACTACGGTGTTATCGAAGATCCGTGATGCCCTAAAATTTGATGGAGTTTTTCTTATGCAAGACATTGCAGCTTCTAGTAACGTAGAAGAGAATATTCAAAACCCCTTGGCACCTTCTCTCTATACATTTTCGACAATGCATTGTATGACCGTCTCATTGGCTCAGAATGGAGAAGGGCTGGGAACTGTTTGGGGGAGACAAATGGCTGAGCAAAAACTAAAAGATGCAGGCTTTTCGGGACCAATTGATGTCAAGCAAATCGGTGGGGATGTTTTGAACTACTATTATGTAGTCAAAAAGACCCAATAA
- a CDS encoding methane monooxygenase/ammonia monooxygenase subunit C: protein MAQMPALIPKEVEIQRLKKIYLMVIMLGSIAASVEVDNFVDGSLHQTAIRDSAFTPAHWWLYSHFIALPLGWGFVAMYDRRVPVLRGPNNSMNTGLKITIIGYLATMFTIGINEMWHFWFVEEIFSVPNHWMFNMGVVVAFMGALAYVVRVYARLVELGAETPARNPYVAEMYKLALEGKLYSRSIP from the coding sequence ATGGCACAAATGCCAGCACTAATTCCAAAAGAAGTAGAAATTCAAAGACTAAAAAAGATCTATTTGATGGTCATTATGCTAGGATCTATTGCTGCATCAGTCGAAGTAGACAACTTTGTTGATGGATCTCTTCACCAAACAGCAATCAGAGATAGTGCATTTACACCAGCACACTGGTGGTTGTACAGTCACTTTATTGCACTTCCCTTAGGCTGGGGATTTGTTGCAATGTATGACAGAAGAGTTCCAGTACTACGAGGACCAAACAACTCAATGAATACCGGTCTAAAGATCACCATTATCGGTTACTTGGCAACCATGTTTACCATAGGTATCAACGAAATGTGGCACTTTTGGTTCGTTGAAGAGATATTCTCAGTACCAAACCACTGGATGTTTAACATGGGTGTAGTAGTAGCATTTATGGGTGCTTTGGCCTATGTGGTCAGAGTATACGCACGTTTGGTGGAGCTTGGAGCTGAAACTCCTGCAAGAAATCCATACGTAGCAGAAATGTACAAACTAGCATTAGAAGGAAAGCTCTACAGCAGATCAATCCCATAA
- the nadX gene encoding aspartate dehydrogenase, whose translation MTKNIAIIGCGAIGYEIAKSIDDRNIPNCRVCVLFDTEREQLDYLESDLTNKPDAMFDRFDDFITSDIFSKIDFVVEAASIEAARRYSIKLLQEGKDMMIMSTGSFSDPTFSKEILNLIHNGGRRVYLPSGAIGGADILRAVKGYIDEVILTTTKSVNSIKGAPYFLKRGQNADSIFDKTTIFEGSAEEAIKEFPSNINVSALVSLAGIGFQDTRVRVVVDPLIETNRHEIAVKWKYGEFYIKINNRPSPSNPKTSYLAVLSAIECLRSALVNDIQIGS comes from the coding sequence GTGACTAAGAATATAGCGATAATTGGGTGTGGTGCTATAGGTTATGAGATTGCAAAAAGCATAGATGATCGAAATATTCCAAATTGCAGGGTTTGTGTGTTATTTGATACTGAAAGGGAACAATTGGATTATCTAGAAAGTGATTTAACCAATAAACCAGATGCTATGTTTGACCGTTTTGATGACTTTATTACTTCTGATATTTTTAGCAAAATTGACTTTGTTGTAGAGGCTGCCTCGATCGAAGCCGCTCGGCGATATTCAATTAAATTACTACAAGAAGGAAAAGATATGATGATAATGAGTACTGGTTCTTTTTCTGATCCTACATTTAGCAAGGAGATTCTCAACCTTATACATAACGGAGGTAGAAGGGTATATTTACCATCAGGTGCAATCGGAGGTGCAGATATCCTAAGAGCAGTAAAGGGTTACATTGATGAAGTTATTTTGACAACTACAAAAAGTGTTAATTCAATTAAGGGTGCCCCATATTTTTTAAAACGAGGCCAAAATGCCGATAGCATATTTGACAAGACAACCATTTTTGAAGGCTCTGCAGAAGAAGCGATTAAAGAATTTCCATCCAACATAAATGTCTCGGCGTTAGTCAGCCTTGCTGGAATAGGCTTTCAAGACACTAGAGTTAGGGTAGTTGTTGATCCTCTCATAGAAACAAATCGGCACGAGATTGCAGTAAAATGGAAATATGGAGAATTTTATATTAAAATCAACAATCGCCCAAGTCCTTCAAATCCCAAAACAAGTTACCTTGCAGTATTATCCGCAATTGAATGTTTGAGGTCAGCTCTAGTTAACGATATACAGATTGGTTCATAA
- the purK gene encoding 5-(carboxyamino)imidazole ribonucleotide synthase, with product MYKDKLSVTEPIRLGIIGGGQLGKMLAAEAKRMSMQVVILDPTTRCPASSFADKVIVGNFSDEQKIYELAHEVDLVTYEIELANSRALTNLENSGVQVHPSPKTLSIVQNKLRQKKFLRENNISVPDFKEVLDEDQVDKVCAEFGYPVLLKACEDSYDGRGNYLIRSRDDIKGALEYFSGRECMLEKYVNFKKELSIMIARNPSGCISYFPVVENIHEDHILKTTIAPAQITAMAEKRAIDLAVKTMESLKGSGIFGIEMFLDEDDEVLINEIAPRPHNSGHYTIEACSVSQFEQHLRAILDYPMPQPTLESKAVMINILGPEEVSGPYTLNGIRDTLALPGVRIHLYGKEETRPKRKLGHVTILISNTNPLVVRDMVERKLSVQGKQKMA from the coding sequence TTGTATAAGGATAAATTATCCGTTACTGAACCGATTAGATTGGGGATTATTGGAGGCGGTCAGCTTGGTAAGATGCTGGCGGCCGAAGCTAAACGGATGTCCATGCAAGTGGTAATATTAGATCCCACAACAAGATGTCCTGCTTCCAGCTTTGCTGATAAAGTCATAGTGGGCAATTTTTCTGACGAGCAAAAAATATATGAACTAGCACATGAAGTGGATTTGGTTACTTACGAAATTGAATTGGCTAATTCCAGGGCACTAACCAATCTGGAGAATTCAGGAGTACAAGTTCATCCATCACCAAAGACACTTTCGATAGTCCAGAATAAACTTCGTCAAAAGAAATTTCTGAGAGAAAACAACATTAGCGTTCCAGATTTTAAGGAGGTACTCGATGAAGACCAGGTAGATAAAGTGTGTGCAGAATTCGGTTATCCGGTTTTACTGAAAGCATGTGAAGACTCGTACGACGGGAGAGGTAATTATCTCATTCGTTCTAGGGATGATATTAAAGGTGCACTAGAGTACTTTTCGGGTCGTGAGTGTATGCTGGAAAAATATGTTAACTTTAAAAAGGAGCTTTCGATTATGATTGCCAGAAATCCATCTGGTTGTATCTCCTATTTTCCTGTGGTTGAGAATATTCATGAGGACCATATCCTAAAGACTACTATAGCGCCGGCACAAATTACTGCTATGGCGGAGAAAAGAGCGATTGATTTGGCCGTTAAAACAATGGAGTCTCTTAAGGGATCCGGTATTTTTGGTATCGAGATGTTCTTAGATGAGGATGATGAGGTATTAATTAATGAAATAGCTCCTAGACCTCATAACTCCGGACATTATACTATAGAAGCATGTTCGGTATCTCAATTTGAGCAACATCTAAGGGCTATTCTAGATTATCCCATGCCACAACCAACATTGGAATCAAAAGCCGTAATGATAAACATTTTGGGTCCTGAGGAGGTTTCAGGTCCGTACACATTGAATGGAATTAGAGATACTTTAGCTTTACCTGGCGTGAGAATACATCTTTACGGGAAGGAAGAGACGCGTCCAAAGAGAAAACTTGGACATGTAACTATTCTAATATCAAATACTAATCCACTAGTTGTAAGAGACATGGTAGAAAGAAAGCTCTCAGTACAGGGAAAACAAAAAATGGCATAA
- a CDS encoding NosD domain-containing protein — MAIQTKKILSIAMLASLLVFSLTVSSSASLSYATTGGNQATAQNSEDGNNSSKDGISQSSSSSQSSECLSGGSTTGSCNNLSFQVNQNGNSEEEVAAEEAQTTTASEAPVTATNAPVSASVSCGEVIKQSVKLTSNLDCKTDGLIIGEDGITLDLNGHTISGPGISTSKVGIMLSDMDDVNIVGPGMIENFQAGVLNTGGQDDKISGVTFTGNQIGSFNTGAANTAIEDNQFFNNNIGVASHSSTGSSLVTNLFKSNDLAGITFVNSASNQVSFNTIQGSVSGLFFDGQSRDNVVTSNNILDNSGVDINNANGLPLNVNNNIFNDNNCNSSVPAGLCLGK; from the coding sequence ATGGCAATACAAACCAAGAAAATCTTATCGATTGCAATGCTAGCATCTTTACTAGTTTTTAGCTTGACGGTTTCATCATCAGCTTCATTGTCCTATGCTACAACTGGAGGAAACCAAGCCACAGCTCAAAACAGTGAGGATGGAAACAACAGTTCAAAAGATGGAATTAGTCAATCAAGTTCAAGCTCTCAAAGTTCTGAATGCTTGTCTGGAGGCAGTACAACAGGAAGCTGCAATAACCTCAGTTTCCAAGTAAACCAAAATGGCAATTCTGAGGAAGAAGTAGCAGCCGAAGAAGCACAGACTACAACTGCAAGCGAAGCACCAGTTACTGCTACAAATGCACCCGTTAGTGCAAGTGTATCCTGTGGTGAAGTAATTAAGCAAAGTGTGAAGTTGACATCTAACTTAGATTGTAAGACAGATGGCTTGATAATCGGAGAAGACGGAATCACATTAGACCTTAATGGACACACGATTTCTGGCCCAGGAATTTCAACATCCAAAGTAGGAATAATGCTTTCTGATATGGATGATGTAAACATAGTAGGTCCAGGAATGATTGAAAACTTCCAAGCAGGTGTATTGAACACTGGTGGTCAAGACGATAAAATATCTGGCGTAACATTCACAGGTAACCAAATCGGATCCTTTAATACTGGCGCAGCAAACACTGCAATTGAGGACAATCAGTTCTTCAATAATAACATAGGAGTGGCATCTCATTCTTCGACTGGCTCTAGTTTGGTAACAAACCTATTCAAATCCAACGACCTTGCAGGAATCACCTTTGTAAATTCTGCATCAAATCAAGTCTCCTTCAATACCATACAAGGATCAGTTAGTGGATTGTTCTTTGATGGTCAAAGCCGAGACAACGTGGTAACCTCAAACAACATACTAGATAACAGCGGTGTCGACATCAACAATGCAAATGGACTTCCATTGAACGTAAACAATAACATCTTCAATGACAACAACTGCAATTCATCAGTCCCAGCAGGTCTCTGTTTAGGTAAATAG